One genomic segment of Xyrauchen texanus isolate HMW12.3.18 chromosome 5, RBS_HiC_50CHRs, whole genome shotgun sequence includes these proteins:
- the LOC127644322 gene encoding cysteine-rich protein 1-like: protein MVSFCPICGKPVYFGEKKRSLGRDYHPLCLKCHKCKRQLTAGQHAEHDEKPYCSNCYMRDFGPRGNRKPVARTFNTPAE from the exons ATGGTGAGCTTCTGTCCTATCTGTGGGAAGCCTGTTTATTTTG GCGAGAAGAAAAGGTCATTGGGACGGGATTATCATCCATTGTGTTTGAAATGCCACAAATGTAAAAGACAGCTAACAGCTGGCCAGCATGCAGag CATGATGAGAAGCCATACTGCTCTAACTGCTACATGAGAGATTTTGGACCCAGAG GTAACCGAAAACCTGTTGCTCGGACGTTTAACACACCTGCTGAATAA